The genome window AATTGGTCTCCAACCTAATATGGCCCAACAACTGTATACGTATGTTTACACATGCCTAGATTTAATAGTGGAATCCTggtttaaacacaaaaaaaattaaaacttccttttgaataaacatttttaaccaGTTGAAAAATCTGTTTCTTGAATTGTCCAGTACAATGAATGAATAACTAATGATGTTACTTGGATGTCACATTCCTATTTTACACAGTAACAAACATATTGTCATAACAAATTGTCACAAAAACTGACTTAAAGTAATCGGTTTTCTGTGCAAAATAAATTCTTGAAACAATATCTATTTGTGCATCTTGTGCAACACAAAACTGATGATCTAACTGCAACATTTTAAACTGACTGCACCCTCCTTAAAAATCTTCAACTCTTTCACTTACTATATACACATCAACATTTTGTTATCCTTTTATTAGTGTTGTCCGATAATAAATGATTGGCTAAATATGACCCATGAAGTACAGCTATGGTTTGTACTGATATACATTAGCAGTATGTGGACGTGCAGATATGATGGAGGAAGTAGATATCCATTGGCATATGGTAAAAGGAAGACTAATTGTCCTCACTGGAGAAGGAGCATGCTGGACAGAAGCATGAAGACGGAGGTGAAAAGCTGAATCACTCCGAAGCTCAGAGGGCTGCTGCGACTAGGCTGGAGTTGTTGCTCGGCTTTTCGTTCCTGCAGGAATTGCTCAGAGTAGATCATGTACTTCTCAACACAACGTCGGGACTTAATTTGCTCAATTAGGGCTGGGTATCCGATCTCCTCAATGCTGACAGTGTCATCATCCCCCTCATCAACTCCACCCAGATTTGTGGAAGAACTGCTGCCCTGATCTTTCAGAAGGTCAGTCCTATTCATACACCTTTCCATGAATTTCTCATAAGACTCCGCCCGTGGAGGAGGGTTGTAGACATAATCACGACCATAGTCTTTTTGATCTGTGGACTGCGTGCCATAACGGCGGTACATGTAGTTGTTGTAGTACTGTTCTTCTTCAGGGTTGCGGAAATTGAAATGCGGTCGAGGGAAGCGCCCTAGTCCATATCCAACGGCCATTCCAGCCACAGCACCAACGCCTGCTGCCATCATGGCTTTTTTGGCAAAACTTGTAGACTTGGGCTGGTATCCCATACCCTGCACAGAACGAGAGAAAGGAGACCCTCCCATCCCTTGACTACCATATCCATAGCCTCCTCCACCATAGCGGGGACTCAGGATCTTATTATTTGGGTTCCAGTTGGGGTAACCACCCATCCCTCCACCAGGGTAACCACCCATCCCTCCACCAGGGTAACCACCCATCCCTCCACCAGGGTAACCCCCTGGCTGACCCCAACCCTGTCCTGTATTTCCCCCTCTGACTGGGTAGCCACCTGCTGCTGGGTAACCTCCTGCAGCTGGATAACCTCCTGCAGCTGGGTAACCTCCTGCAGCTGGGTAGCCTCCTGCAGCTGGGTAGCCTCCAGCATGTGGATTCTGATTGGGATAATTCCCCCTCCCTGGGTTTTGGTTAGGATAACCTCCTCCAGCTGGGTAGCCGCCTGCTGCTGGGTAGCCTCCAGCAGGTGGATTCTGATTGGGATAATTCCCCCTCCCTGGGTTTTGGTTAGGATAACCTCCTCCAGCTGGGTAGCCACCTGCAGCTGGATAGCTACCTGCAGGGTTCTGGTTTGGATAACCTCCAGGATTGACTCTACCAGGAAACTGGTTGGGGTTACTACCAGCTCCTGGATAACTTGCTGGGATTTGTCTGGGATATCCTCCTGGATTGGTGTTGCCTGTTCCTGGATGAGGGTAACTTCCACCAGAAGGATATGGTTTGCTGTTTCGTGTGGGTGGAGAGGCAGCTGGTTTTGATGCCACACCCTTGTTACTGGAAGATGAGGTTTTCTTGCTGCTGCCGCTActggtgttttttttagccCATGTTAATTCAGTGTTCAGCAGGAACAAAATAAGAAGGGACACAAGAGCTATCTCACACAGCCTCCCCATCATGGCCCTAAAGAGAAAAGTGGTTCAAGGTAACGATAATAAATACAATGAAGCATTATAAAAGCAAAAATTGCATTTCCTGTTCTCTTTCCAGCTTGTTCTATTAGGATGACGTGCACAATAGCCTAGTGttacctttttatttaataatgagCAAACgaattaataaaaacagaggTTTGACAATGTTTGTGAATTGAAAAATAGAGGGATAAATTATCAATATATGATATGATGAAAACAGAGCCatcatttttcatcattttctccaTCTGACATTCATCTATCACAACACAAAATTGCCATTTAAGTGGCCTATAGAGTGGGagtaacaaaaaaattattggAAAAAAGTGGAAGTGATGAAAATGCTTACGAATTAATAATGTAAGTGCTGAAATGTATGTGAACTGAAAAACACAGTCATAAATAGTCTGTCAATTTTTTTTAGAAACACAGTTTTGTTACGTCCACCCTTCCTACAACAGATTATTAACGTTATATAACGGTAACGTTACCCGTTTCTATTTGTCTACAGGCCACATAGCAGTAAATAGTCTTATTCAATCCTTTGATCAGGCCAATTAAATTTCAAAGATATGCAAGCGAAGCATCGCCATTATTATTCTCTGATCATTTGTTGAatctaaaaagaaacaaatacactACATCAATATAGCAACCATAACCACCATGAGTACAAGATGAGAGTGCAACGTTACCAATCACTAACGTTACAACCTGATAAAGATCAGTTAAACATAACCACCAACGCTAAATCATATTATGTGCGGCTTTGTGTTCTCGTCGAGCCTACCCACAAATACTTAACACGACATAATCTTATAAGTATAACTGAATTATTTCTTACCGTGAACTGATGCTTTATCTGTGTGCTTCGATGGTAATTCGA of Micropterus dolomieu isolate WLL.071019.BEF.003 ecotype Adirondacks linkage group LG13, ASM2129224v1, whole genome shotgun sequence contains these proteins:
- the prnpb gene encoding prion protein b yields the protein MMGRLCEIALVSLLILFLLNTELTWAKKNTSSGSSKKTSSSSNKGVASKPAASPPTRNSKPYPSGGSYPHPGTGNTNPGGYPRQIPASYPGAGSNPNQFPGRVNPGGYPNQNPAGSYPAAGGYPAGGGYPNQNPGRGNYPNQNPPAGGYPAAGGYPAGGGYPNQNPGRGNYPNQNPHAGGYPAAGGYPAAGGYPAAGGYPAAGGYPAAGGYPVRGGNTGQGWGQPGGYPGGGMGGYPGGGMGGYPGGGMGGYPNWNPNNKILSPRYGGGGYGYGSQGMGGSPFSRSVQGMGYQPKSTSFAKKAMMAAGVGAVAGMAVGYGLGRFPRPHFNFRNPEEEQYYNNYMYRRYGTQSTDQKDYGRDYVYNPPPRAESYEKFMERCMNRTDLLKDQGSSSSTNLGGVDEGDDDTVSIEEIGYPALIEQIKSRRCVEKYMIYSEQFLQERKAEQQLQPSRSSPLSFGVIQLFTSVFMLLSSMLLLQ